A single genomic interval of Daucus carota subsp. sativus chromosome 1, DH1 v3.0, whole genome shotgun sequence harbors:
- the LOC108195297 gene encoding F-box protein At3g07870 — protein sequence MVVSKQPMTSTRHPPRFHHTNITHLPDHLISDILARLPTISLFTSKFVCTLWYHLTSKDPHFPKLHFSKPHLEMLAQSKEESALASVNWVHPEFDVFRGFGKQAHLKPRLQLPYTNCGLVSSCNGIVLCLHRQRYCDLGIICNPLSGEYALLPRCLKGVEKYERLEIDEEYDDYVIDSGYVSDHFNVYGFGYCGGSNCFKVLRIFSSVSSPKWMDSGSAMVLDVGSDSWRRIGDSPFCPSVGSVPVLVNGVLHWVCDVNNCPRFVVWFDFESERFGEFGPPFGILKKFQKRKYRMTLGILEGCLTLCDVLRTGKFDIWVMKKYGDLESWSKDFAVDTMVVDMFLQGRYRPMQVLSTGELLLFSLGNSRTYPKLVCYDPDDHEVRMLKLLCFARFELYHHSPTFISLKDLIPGDNLNVLNVKQGLATDGKWKSEAPYWIGNGGTWPGLFLLEHCVASVDNYRRLPD from the exons ATGGTTGTTTCAAAACAACCTATGACTTCCACCAGACACCCACCAAGGTTCCACCACACAAACATAACCCACCTCCCTGATCACCTCATCTCCGACATCCTCGCACGTTTGCCCACCATCTCACTCTTCACTTCAAAATTTGTCTGCACATTATGGTACCACTTGACCTCAAAAGACCCTCACTTCCCTAAACTCCACTTTTCCAAGCCTCACTTGGAAATGCTAGCTCAGTCCAAGGAAGAGTCTGCATTAGCTTCTGTCAATTGGGTTCACCCGGAATTCGACGTTTTTCGAGGTTTTGGTAAGCAAGCTCATCTCAAGCCTAGACTGCAACTTCCTTATACTAATTGTGGTTTGGTTAGTTCTTGTAATGGCATTGTGTTGTGTTTGCATAGACAGAGATATTGTGATCTGGGTATTATTTGTAATCCTTTAAGTGGTGAGTATGCTTTGTTGCCGAGGTGTTTGAAAGGGGTTGAGAAGTATGAGAGGCTTGAAATTGATGAGGAGTATGATGATTATGTTATTGATAGTGGATATGTTTCTGATCATTTTAATGTGTATGGGTTTGGTTATTGTGGTGGGAGTAATTGTTTTAAGGTGTTGAGGATTTTCTCGAGTGTGAGTAGTCCTAAATGGATGGATTCAGGGAGTGCTATGGTGCTTGATGTTGGTTCGGATTCGTGGAGGAGAATTGGGGATTCTCCATTTTGTCCTAGTGTTGGTTCGGTTCCTGTTTTGGTGAATGGGGTTCTGCATTGGGTGTGTGATGTTAATAATTGTCCGAGGTTCGtggtttggtttgattttgagAGTGAGAGGTTTGGGGAATTTGGACCGCCTTTTGGGATTTTGAAGAAGTTTCAGAAGCGGAAATATAGAATGACTTTGGGGATTCTTGAGGGTTGTCTTACGCTGTGTGATGTGTTGAGGACTGGGAAGTTTGATATTTGGGTGATGAAGAAATACGGTGATCTGGAATCTTGGAGTAAGGACTTTGCTGTTGACACTATGGTTGTGGATATGTTCTTGCAAGGAAGGTATCGGCCTATGCAAGTGCTGAGTACTGGGGAGCTACTATTGTTTTCTTTAGGCAATTCACGAACGTATCCTAAGCTTGTATGCTATGATCCAGATGATCATGAGGTTAGAATGCTCAAATTGCTTTGTTTTGCTAGATTCGAATTATACCATCACAGTCCTACCTTTATATCCCTCAAGGATCTCATACCAGGAGACAATTTGAATGTCCTCAATGTCAAGCAAGG GCTGGCTACCGATGGGAAATGGAAAAGTGAGGCTCCATATTGGATCGGAAATGGAGGTACTTGGCCAGGTCTATTTTTGTTGGAACATTGTGTTGCATCAGTTGACAATTACCGAAGACTTCCTGACTGA
- the LOC108204519 gene encoding lysophospholipid acyltransferase 1-like, which produces MELDLGAMASMIGVSVPVLRFLLCFIATVPVSFVWRLIPGGPAVKNLYAAVTGVVLSYLSFGASSNLHFLVPMLCGYGAMVVYRERCGLVTFVLAMGYLIGCHVYYMSGDAWKEGGIDATGALMVLTLKVISCAINYNDGLLKEEDLRESQKKNRLLELPTITEYFGYCLCCGSHFAGPVFEIKDYLNWTEKKGIWTASDKGKSPSPYWPALRAILQAVICMGLYLYLSPHFPLTRFTEPIYQEWGFWKRISYQYMAGFTARWKYYFIWSISESSIIISGLGFSGWTNSSPPKARWDRAKNVDILGVELATSSVQLPLVWNIQVSTWLRHYVYDRLVQKGKKPGFFQLLATQTVSAVWHGLYPGYMIFFVQTALMIAGSRVLYKWQQSLPPKMAIVKNLLVFINFLYTLMVLNCSAAGFMVLSFHETLTAYKSVYFIATIVPVTLILLGKIIKPARPARTKARKEE; this is translated from the exons ATGGAGCTTGATCTGGGCGCAATGGCGTCTATGATCGGCGTATCAGTCCCTGTTCTGAGGTTTCTGTTGTGTTTCATAGCTACTGTGCCGGTGAGTTTTGTGTGGCGGTTGATTCCCGGCGGGCCGGCGGTGAAGAACTTGTATGCTGCGGTGACTGGGGTGGTTTTGTCGTATTTGTCGTTTGGGGCGTCGTCGAATCTTCATTTTTTGGTGCCTATGCTGTGTGGGTATGGGGCGATGGTGGTGTATCGGGAGAGATGTGGGCTTGTGACTTTTGTTTTGGCTATGGGATATCTCATTGGCTG cCATGTATACTACATGAGTGGGGATGCATGGAAGGAAGGGGGAATTGATGCCACCG GTGCCTTGATGGTTCTCACACTGAAAGTCATTTCTTGTGCAATTAACTACAATGATGGATTACTAAAGGAGGAAGATTTACGTGAATCACAAAAGAAAAATCGTTTACTTGAGTTGCCAACTATAACTGAGTATTTTGGATACTGCCTCTGTTGTGGTAGTCACTTTGCTGGCCCAGTTTTTGAAATTAAGGATTATCTTAATTGGACAGAAAAGAAGGGG ATTTGGACAGCTTCAGATAAGGGGAAATCCCCATCCCCATATTGGCCAGCTCTCAGAGCAATCCTCCAAGCTGTTATATGCATGGGCTTGTACCTGTATCTTTCGCCCCACTTCCCACTGACCCGTTTTACGGAACCTATATATCAAGAATGGGGTTTTTGGAAACGAATAAGTTACCAGTACATGGCTGGTTTTACGGCACGTTGGAAATATTACTTTATATGGTCAATCTCAGAATCTTCTATTATTATTTCTGGTCTGGGTTTTAGTGGCTGGACAAATTCTTCACCACCCAAAGCACGATGGGACCGTGCAAAAAATGTAGATATCTTGGGTGTTGAGTTGGCAACGAGTTCAGTTCAGCTGCCACTTGTATGGAACATACAAGTTAGTACCTGGCTTCGTCATT ATGTTTATGACAGACTCGTTCAGAAGGGAAAGAAACCTGGTTTCTTCCAGTTGCTGGCAACACAGACTGTTAGTGCTGTATGGCAT GGTCTTTATCCTGGGTACATGATATTTTTTGTTCAGACAGCTTTGATGATTGCTGGATCCAGAG TCCTATACAAATGGCAGCAATCTCTTCCTCCAAAAATGGCCATAGTGAAGAATCTATTGGTATTCATTAACTTTTTGTATACACTTATGGTTCTTAACTGCTCTGCCGCTGGTTTCATG GTATTAAGCTTCCATGAAACTCTTACCGCATACAAGAGCGTATACTTCATAGCAACCATTGTTCCCGTAACATTGATCCTTCTTGGAAAGATTATTAAACCGGCAAGGCCCGCCAGAACAAAAGCTCGCAAAGAAGAGTGA
- the LOC108214409 gene encoding scarecrow-like protein 28, whose product MSTQRFDFPCSFSQKESSGSQPVRPPVGVSVERPIEARNYSLKKSISLPPLATTGQDTFLEGRRGEKKDVFWDRRGKNLKRFADEVSFHDDESCISRAKRKRGGWKSDDFSEGGGNVSLGQLGSGNFLFRPDLEVPTSLSLIAGLDQSQVSIPVSCLGEDSIDLLKPRELSSRNKSWVDSVVTKFTKLTDQNVETIQGGTVNEEVSILRSPSEKDILTIRPTENTTVHERGNSSGPHNANTSADYSTGKNDEHGEHEGFELISLIVACVEAIAMKDIRRVNYFIAKLGELASPKGSSTSRLSAYFIEALAIRVARMWPLIFHITTPRVLNQLDDDNGTALRFLNQISPIPQFIHFTANEILLRGFEGKDMIHIIDFDIKQGLQWPSFFQSLACRKNRPSHVRISGIGESKQELMETGERLAGFAEALSLPFKFHPVVDRLEDVRLWMLHVKEGECVAVNCILQLHKMQDDGSEGVLRNFLGLIRSTNPKTVILAEQEADHNYNTLNSRLCNSLRYYSAIFDSIDTSLPVDSLVRIKIEEMFGREIRNIIACEGRERLERHETFGTWSKLMRQGGFQCIGITDRELIQSRMLLKMYSSDKFQVEKQELDHDSEALTLSWLDQPLYTVSGWSPIDAAGSSSSYLQPG is encoded by the coding sequence ATGAGCACACAGAGATTTGACTTTCCGTGTAGCTTTTCACAAAAGGAGTCCTCAGGATCACAACCTGTTAGGCCTCCAGTTGGTGTTTCTGTTGAGAGGCCGATAGAAGCTAGGAATTACAGTCTCAAGAAGAGCATAAGTCTCCCACCTTTGGCAACAACTGGCCAAGATACATTTCTTGAAGGCAGACGAGGGGAGAAAAAGGATGTATTTTGGGATAGAAGAGGTAAAAATTTGAAGCGGTTTGCAGATGAGGTTTCGTTCCATGATGATGAGTCTTGCATTAGTCGAGCTAAGAGAAAAAGGGGTGGCTGGAAATCTGATGATTTTTCAGAAGGGGGAGGAAACGTAAGCTTAGGTCAATTGGGTAGTGGGAATTTTTTGTTTCGTCCTGATCTTGAAGTTCCTACGTCTCTTTCTCTGATTGCAGGCCTTGATCaatctcaagtttcaattcCAGTGTCATGTTTAGGAGAGGATAGTATTGACTTGCTTAAGCCTAGGGAATTGAGTTCGAGGAATAAGTCGTGGGTAGATTCTGTTGTAACTAAATTTACGAAGCTAACTGACCAAAATGTCGAGACGATCCAAGGGGGAACTGTGAATGAGGAGGTGTCGATATTAAGAAGCCCATCAGAAAAGGATATTTTGACTATCAGGCCAACTGAGAACACCACAGTCCATGAGAGAGGTAATAGTTCTGGACCACATAATGCTAATACAAGTGCTGATTATTCCACAGGGAAGAATGACGAGCATGGGGAGCATGAAGGGTTTGAGCTGATTAGTTTAATTGTGGCTTGTGTGGAAGCAATCGCCATGAAGGACATTAGGAGAGTCAATTACTTTATAGCTAAACTGGGGGAACTTGCTTCACCGAAAGGATCCAGTACAAGTCGTCTGTCTGCGTATTTCATCGAGGCCTTGGCTATTCGGGTTGCAAGAATGTGGCCTTTAATATTTCACATTACTACACCGAGGGTACTTAATCAGTTGGATGATGACAATGGCACTGCATTAAGGTTTTTGAACCAAATTAGTCCGATTCCACAGTTCATTCATTTCACAGCAAATGAAATTTTGTTGAGAGGATTTGAAGGGAAAGACATGATTCACATCATAGATTTCGACATTAAGCAAGGCCTACAATGGCCTAGCTTTTTCCAAAGTCTGGCCTGTCGGAAAAATCGTCCTAGTCATGTCAGAATCAGTGGCATTGGTGAATCCAAGCAAGAGCTTATGGAAACTGGTGAGAGATTAGCTGGATTTGCTGAAGCATTGAGTCTACCTTTCAAATTTCATCCAGTTGTTGACAGATTAGAAGATGTCAGATTGTGGATGCTTCATGTTAAGGAAGGAGAATGCGTAGCTGTGAATTGCATTTTGCAATTGCACAAGATGCAAGATGATGGCAGCGAAGGAGTTTTGAGGAATTTCTTGGGTCTAATTCGCAGCACTAACCCCAAAACGGTTATTTTGGCAGAGCAAGAAGCTGACCACAACTACAATACTCTGAATTCAAGGCTTTGCAATTCTTTAAGATACTATTCTGCTATATTTGACTCCATTGATACTAGCCTTCCGGTAGACAGTCTGGTTAGGATCAAGATTGAGGAGATGTTTGGACGCGAAATTAGGAATATCATTGCCTGTGAGGGCCGTGAAAGATTGGAGAGGCACGAAACCTTTGGCACATGGAGTAAGTTGATGAGACAAGGAGGTTTTCAATGCATTGGAATCACTGACAGAGAACTTATTCAGAGCCGGATGCTCTTGAAGATGTACTCTTCTGATAAATTTCAAGTAGAGAAGCAAGAACTTGATCATGACTCCGAGGCCCTTACTCTAAGCTGGTTGGATCAACCTCTCTACACAGTTTCAGGTTGGTCACCTATCGATGCTGCAGGCAGCTCTTCTTCCTATCTTCAGCCAGGCTGA
- the LOC108207010 gene encoding F-box protein PP2-A12 gives MGSGFSLFFAPEAPGTNLGDLPESCVASVLENMEPQQICQVAGLNRAFRGAASADFVWESKLPVNYDEIFRRLFGDFPKEICKKDLYSVLCHPNSFDDGHKKAWLDKSCGKICLAISSNGLSITGIDDRRHWNRIPTEESRFSSIAYLQQTWWFEVNGEVEFPLPAGTYSLFFRLQLGKSAKRFGRRVCNSQNVHGWDIKPVQFQLSTSEKQQATSCYLRKSGSWNYYHGGDFVVEKSNKPTKIKFSMMQIDCTHTKGGLSVDSVVVYPVELKERLMRF, from the exons ATGGGTTCTGGGTTTTCGTTATTTTTTGCACCGGAAGCGCCGGGAACGAATCTCGGCGACTTGCCGGAAAGTTGTGTGGCCTCTGTTTTGGAGAACATGGAGCCGCAGCAGATATGCCAGGTGGCGGGTCTGAACCGGGCTTTTCGGGGAGCTGCTTCAGCTGATTTTGTTTGGGAATCGAAGCTGCCTGTGAATTATGATGAGATTTTTAGAAGATTGTTTGGTGATTTTCCTAAGGAGATTTGCAAGAAGGATCTGTATTCTGTTCTTTGTCATCCTAATTCTTTTGATGACGGACATAAG AAAGCTTGGTTGGATAAAAGTTGTGGGAAGATTTGTTTGGCTATTTCTTCGAATGGATTATCTATTACTGGGATTGATGATCGGAGACACTGGAATCGCATTCCGACTGAGGAATCTAG ATTTAGCTCAATAGCGTATCTTCAGCAGACCTGGTGGTTTGAAGTAAATGGTGAAGTCGAGTTTCCTCTCCCAGCTGGAACCTACAGTCTGTTCTTTCGGTTGCAGCTAGGAAAGTCTGCCAAAAGATTTGGCCGTCGAGTTTGCAACTCTCAGAACGTCCACGGTTGGGACATTAAGCCTGTGCAATTCCAGCTCTCGACTTCAGAAAAACAACAAGCCACTTCATGTTATCTGCGGAAATCTGGAAGCTGGAATTACTATCATGGCGGGGATTTTGTGGTGGAAAAATCAAACAAGCCAACGAAAATCAAGTTTTCAATGATGCAGATTGATTGCACTCACACTAAAGGCGGGCTTTCTGTAGATTCTGTCGTAGTGTACCCGGTTGAGCTTAAGGAGAGGTTAATGCGTTTTTGA
- the LOC108205280 gene encoding protein IQ-DOMAIN 22 isoform X1, with the protein MGKATRWFRNLLGLKTTPSSTATAKPPPKRRWSFVKSTTPHHSPAPPQFYDHAPTDHDQQHAIAVAHATAAVANAAVAAAQRAAEVVKLTSGDINVFKGPEYWAAVTIQSHFRAYLSRRALRALKALVKLQALVRGHIVRKQDTERLLQMQAALRARTRARVLRAQIQETSQSAIKLSHLNHPGPATPEKSEHAIRRSTKHEQSVMMKRNGSRTNFRVGPEKEKYNYHYSMDEGSWDRVYSTRSGSMDEGKSDKILEIDTGKYHVTPKRRSLFQSSLYPAASDPNSHSFTTSKDSIFHQAILSPSSGEVQSLTPLKYTNDVDEDSFCTAETSPRFLSSKGGSFTKSGPFTPSRSDASRSCLSGYSDYYPNYMSYTESSKAKVRSLSAPRQRTQLERSNTAKRLSLHNVYGDMRSSSTQRIPSALHSNFASKAYPGSGRLDRLGLPLGGDGIGFSGGLLNKY; encoded by the exons ATGGGCAAAGCCACCAGATGGTTCCGCAACCTCCTGGGCCTCAAAACCACCCCTTCCTCCACCGCCACCGCAAAGCCACCGCCAAAGCGGCGGTGGAGCTTCGTCAAGTCCACCACACCACACCACTCCCCGGCGCCACCTCAGTTCTATGACCATGCACCCACTGACCATGATCAGCAGCATGCTATTGCGGTGGCTCATGCCACGGCCGCCGTGGCCAACGCCGCTGTCGCCGCCGCTCAGCGCGCCGCCGAGGTGGTCAAGCTCACTAGCGGCGATATCAACGTTTTCAAGGGTCCTGAATACTGGGCTGCTGTTACTATACAGTCGCATTTTCGGGCATACTTG TCGAGGAGGGCTTTGAGGGCATTGAAAGCATTGGTGAAACTTCAGGCTCTGGTCAGGGGACACATTGTGAGGAAGCAAGACACAGAGAGGCTATTGCAGATGCAGGCTGCACTGCGTGCCCGAACAAGAGCTCGTGTGTTGCGGGCCCAAATTCAGGAAACTTCTCAATCAGCTATCAAGCTCTCTCACCTAAATCATCCG GGCCCTGCGACTCCTGAAAAATCCGAACATGCCATACGTAGGAGTACAAAGCATGAGCAATCAGTTATGATGAAG AGAAATGGATCAAGAACAAATTTCAGGGTTGGacctgaaaaagaaaaatacaacTACCACTACAGTATGGATGAAGGATCATGGGACCGAGTTTACTCTACAAGGAGTGGATCAATGGATGAGGGTAAGAGTGACAAGATACTTGAAATTGATACCGGGAAATATCACGTAACACCCAAAAGGAGAAGCCTGTTCCAATCTTCTCTCTACCCAGCAGCTTCTGATCCGAACAGTCACAGCTTCACCACATCAAAAGACTCAATTTTCCACCAAGCAATACTTAGTCCATCATCAGGGGAAGTTCAGTCTCTAACCCCGCTTAAGTACACAAATGACGTGGATGAAGACTCCTTCTGCACTGCTGAAACTAGCCCAAGGTTTCTTTCATCAAAAGGTGGTAGTTTCACAAAGAGTGGACCATTTACTCCTTCCAGGAGCGACGCCTCAAGAAGCTGCCTCAGCGGTTACTCTGACTACTACCCTAATTACATGTCATACACAGAATCATCAAAGGCTAAGGTCAGGTCTCTCAGTGCTCCTCGGCAAAGGACTCAGCTAGAAAGATCCAACACAGCAAAAAGGCTCTCTCTTCATAATGTATACGGAGACATGAGATCATCGAGTACACAAAGGATTCCATCAGCATTGCATTCCAACTTTGCCAGCAAAGCGTACCCTGGATCTGGCAGGCTTGACAGGCTTGGATTGCCCTTGGGAGGTGATGGAATCGGGTTTAGTGGTGGCCTTCTGAACAAATACTAG
- the LOC108204520 gene encoding BAG family molecular chaperone regulator 2-like: protein MNTKSKPAGVFSPARGITAVGSSSPDGFAPWEMRPMGMLVQKRNIDADHCSVPVPTIRVKVKYGSSYLDFDISPQASFGDLKKLVAKPTGVHHEDQKLIFKDKERESRTFLDGAGVKDGSKLVLVADVDARESRYLEARNNAKMEKALKDITEISLEVDKFAKQVINFETQVCGGKRVLEKSLLNLVEQLMTQLIKLDEIVGDGDVKSKRRLQVKRVQKYIETLDRLKTRNSMIGNNVPMQQQPKQKITAAVEKLQINPIQKQQEQHRKHRLAVVKPVVATKNWETGVSAKMQYKNSGSAVNYGTNNASSRPKLGIFCVKFHQLFMIHKFKINHIF from the exons ATGAACACGAAGAGCAAGCCTGCTGGAGTATTTTCTCCAGCACGAGGAATCACCGCGGTGGGGAGCAGCAGCCCGGATGGATTTGCGCCGTGGGAGATGAGGCCAATGGGAATGCTGGTACAGAAAAGGAACATTGATGCAGATCATTGTTCAGTTCCAGTTCCAACTATCAGAGTCAAAGTGAAATATGGATCATCATATCTCGATTTTGATATTAGTCCACAAGCAAGTTTTG GGGACTTGAAGAAATTGGTGGCGAAACCGACTGGTGTGCACCATGAGGACCAGAAGCTGATATTCAAAGATAAAGAAAGAGAATCAAGAACATTTCTTGATGGGGCTGGTGTTAAAGATGGATCCAAACTTGTGTTAGTTGCAGATGTTGATGCAAGAGAAAGTCGCTATCTTGAAGCGCGGAATAATGCTAAAATGGAGAAGGCATTGAAGGATATAACTGAGATTAGCTTGGAAGTAGACAAGTTTGCTAAGCAG gtaattaattttgaaacacaAGTCTGTGGTGGCAAGAGAGTTTTGGAGAAAAGTCTGTTGAATCTGGTTGAGCAATTGATGACACAGTTGATAAAACTTGATGAGATTGTAGGTGATGGAGATGTCAAATCGAAACGAAGATTACAG GTGAAGAGAGTCCAGAAGTACATAGAAACTCTTGATAGGCTTAAGACTAGGAACTCGATGATCGGGAATAATGTGCCAATGCAGCAGCAGCCGAAGCAGAAGATTACAGCAGCTGTCGAGAAACTGCAGATAAATCCAATTCAGAAGCAACAAGAACAGCACAGAAAGCACAGATTGGCTGTGGTGAAGCCTGTTGTGGCAACTAAAAACTGGGAAACTGGCGTGTCGGCGAAAATGCAGTACAAGAACTCTGGATCAGCAGTTAATTATGGCACTAATAATGCAAGTTCTAGGCCAAAATTGGGAATATTTTGTGTAAAGTTTCATCAACTGTTCATGATTcacaagtttaaaataaatcacattttttaa
- the LOC108205280 gene encoding protein IQ-DOMAIN 22 isoform X2 produces MGKATRWFRNLLGLKTTPSSTATAKPPPKRRWSFVKSTTPHHSPAPPQFYDHAPTDHDQQHAIAVAHATAAVANAAVAAAQRAAEVVKLTSGDINVFKGPEYWAAVTIQSHFRAYLSRRALRALKALVKLQALVRGHIVRKQDTERLLQMQAALRARTRARVLRAQIQETSQSAIKLSHLNHPRNGSRTNFRVGPEKEKYNYHYSMDEGSWDRVYSTRSGSMDEGKSDKILEIDTGKYHVTPKRRSLFQSSLYPAASDPNSHSFTTSKDSIFHQAILSPSSGEVQSLTPLKYTNDVDEDSFCTAETSPRFLSSKGGSFTKSGPFTPSRSDASRSCLSGYSDYYPNYMSYTESSKAKVRSLSAPRQRTQLERSNTAKRLSLHNVYGDMRSSSTQRIPSALHSNFASKAYPGSGRLDRLGLPLGGDGIGFSGGLLNKY; encoded by the exons ATGGGCAAAGCCACCAGATGGTTCCGCAACCTCCTGGGCCTCAAAACCACCCCTTCCTCCACCGCCACCGCAAAGCCACCGCCAAAGCGGCGGTGGAGCTTCGTCAAGTCCACCACACCACACCACTCCCCGGCGCCACCTCAGTTCTATGACCATGCACCCACTGACCATGATCAGCAGCATGCTATTGCGGTGGCTCATGCCACGGCCGCCGTGGCCAACGCCGCTGTCGCCGCCGCTCAGCGCGCCGCCGAGGTGGTCAAGCTCACTAGCGGCGATATCAACGTTTTCAAGGGTCCTGAATACTGGGCTGCTGTTACTATACAGTCGCATTTTCGGGCATACTTG TCGAGGAGGGCTTTGAGGGCATTGAAAGCATTGGTGAAACTTCAGGCTCTGGTCAGGGGACACATTGTGAGGAAGCAAGACACAGAGAGGCTATTGCAGATGCAGGCTGCACTGCGTGCCCGAACAAGAGCTCGTGTGTTGCGGGCCCAAATTCAGGAAACTTCTCAATCAGCTATCAAGCTCTCTCACCTAAATCATCCG AGAAATGGATCAAGAACAAATTTCAGGGTTGGacctgaaaaagaaaaatacaacTACCACTACAGTATGGATGAAGGATCATGGGACCGAGTTTACTCTACAAGGAGTGGATCAATGGATGAGGGTAAGAGTGACAAGATACTTGAAATTGATACCGGGAAATATCACGTAACACCCAAAAGGAGAAGCCTGTTCCAATCTTCTCTCTACCCAGCAGCTTCTGATCCGAACAGTCACAGCTTCACCACATCAAAAGACTCAATTTTCCACCAAGCAATACTTAGTCCATCATCAGGGGAAGTTCAGTCTCTAACCCCGCTTAAGTACACAAATGACGTGGATGAAGACTCCTTCTGCACTGCTGAAACTAGCCCAAGGTTTCTTTCATCAAAAGGTGGTAGTTTCACAAAGAGTGGACCATTTACTCCTTCCAGGAGCGACGCCTCAAGAAGCTGCCTCAGCGGTTACTCTGACTACTACCCTAATTACATGTCATACACAGAATCATCAAAGGCTAAGGTCAGGTCTCTCAGTGCTCCTCGGCAAAGGACTCAGCTAGAAAGATCCAACACAGCAAAAAGGCTCTCTCTTCATAATGTATACGGAGACATGAGATCATCGAGTACACAAAGGATTCCATCAGCATTGCATTCCAACTTTGCCAGCAAAGCGTACCCTGGATCTGGCAGGCTTGACAGGCTTGGATTGCCCTTGGGAGGTGATGGAATCGGGTTTAGTGGTGGCCTTCTGAACAAATACTAG